From the Jilunia laotingensis genome, the window GACTTTCATCCACGGGACGGTAAACGCTCCGGTGCATGGATGACGGAATATAAAGGGCAATGGATTGACGAAAAGACCGGTGAAGACAGCCGCCCACACGTATCTGTCGTAATGAATTTCACCAAACCGACAGAGAATAAACCGGCTCTGCTGACTTTCGGTGAAGTGGCAACTTTCCTTCATGAATTCGGCCACAGCCTCCATGGTATGTTCGCTAATTCTACTTATAGAAGTCTGAGCGGTACTAATGTATACTGGGACTTCGTGGAACTGCCGTCCCAAATCATGGAAAACTTTGCCATTGAAAGTGACTTTCTTAATACGTTTGCCCGTCATTATCTTACAGGTGAGAAAATACCAGCGGATCTTATCAAACGTCTGGTAGATGCATCCAACTTCAATGTCGCCTATGCATGCCTGCGTCAAATCAGTTTCGGACTACTGGACATGGCATGGTATACCCGTAACACTCCTTTTGAAGGTGATGTGAAAGAATACGAACAACAGGCATGGGCAAAAGCACAAATACTGCCGGTTGTCAAAGAGGCATGTATGAGTACCAGCTTTTCACATATCTTCGCAGGTGGCTATTCTGCCGGGTACTACAGCTACAAATGGGCAGAAGTATTGGATGCCGATGCCTTTTCTCTTTTCAGACAAAAAGGTATTTTTGACCGGGATGTAGCCGAATCATTCCGTAACAATATCCTCTCCAAAGGAGGAACAGAACATCCGATGATTCTCTACAAGCGCTTCAGAGGACAAGAACCAACCATCGATGCACTGCTAACGAGGAATGGAATCATCAAAAATTAAAAACGAGTGAGATCAATGAGAAACGTATCGATTCATAAATGGATTATCTGCCTGTTACTTTTCATTCCGGTTATAAGCGGATGCAACAATTCAGATGATGTGCAGGAAATATTTACGGGAAAAACCTGGAGAATGACTTTCATCGCCAAGGACAAGGAACACAGGTGGTATCCATTCCCCGGAGTCAGTGAAGGTGTTATAAATTCGTATATCTCAGGGACAAGATCTTTCAGTATCACATTTACCGGCAGCACATCCGATAATGTCATTGCCGGCAACTTTATTGGTACCGGATCTGTCACAATGGATGGGAACTGGAGTGCTAATGGAGAAACGAATGCATTTTCTACATCAATCAGCAAAAGCTCCGTCAAAGATTCAAAAGATACACTTGGAAAATACATCATCGCAGCCATAAAAAAATCGACTTCTTACCTAGGTGACGAAAATAACCTGTATCTTTACTATAAAGATGGTAATGAGACCTTTTTCATTGCATTTAAACCTGAAATATAAACCAGCACTACACAATATATCTATGGATAAACAATACGAATTAGATAAACGTTATATTCGGATGGCCAGCATCTGGTCTGAAAATTCATATTGCCAGCGCCGAAAAGTAGGTGCCCTCATTGTAAAAGACAAAATGATCATTTCGGACGGGTATAACGGCACTCCTTCTGGCTTCGAAAACATCTGTGAGGATGAAAACAATGTGACGAAGCCCTATGTACTCCATGCCGAAGCTAACGCCATAACAAAAATAGCACGTTCAAACAATAGCAGCGACGGGGCTACCATGTATGTTACCGCCTCACCTTGCATTGAATGTGCCAAACTAATCATCCAAGCTGGAATCAAACGTGTGGTTTATTCCGAACACTACCGTTTGGAAGACGGCATCGAGTTGTTGAAAAGAGCAGGCATCGAAGTTATTTTCGTTGCGACGGATGACGAGAAGCAAACTGTTGCCAATAGAGAGAATAATCAATAAATACTAATATATGCTGCAGTACAAGTTTTTGTAATTCGTAGCTTGCAGCAATCAATAAGATAAAAACATGAGTACAAAAAACTCTTCCCGCTTTACCCCCGTCATTATTGCTGTGAGCATTGTCGTAGGAATACTCATAGGAACATTTTATGCCAAACACTTTGCCGGGAATCGTCTGGGAATTATCAATGGCTCATCCAACAAGCTGAATGCTCTGTTACGGATCGTCGATGACCAATATGTGGATACGGTCAATATGACCGATCTCGTGGAAAAAGCCATGCCGCAGATTCTGGCGGAACTCGACCCGCATTCTACTTATATCCCGGCACAGAACCTGGAAGAAGTAAATTCAGAACTAGAAGGTAGTTTCAGCGGCATCGGTATCCAGTTTACCATACAGAATGACACGATACATGTCAACTCAGTAATTTCGGGCGGTCCGTCGGAAAAGGTGGGATTGATGGCAGGAGACCGTATCGTGATGGTGGACGACAGCCTGTTTGTGGGGAAAGTAGTTACCAACGAAAATGCGATGCATAAGCTGAAAGGTCCCAAAGGTAGTCAGGTAAAACTCGGCATCAAACGTGCTACGGAAAAAGATTTATTGGACTTTACTATCACTCGTGGAGACATCCCGCAAAATTCAATCGATGCAGCGTATATGCTGACCGATGACTTCGGATATATACAAATCAGTAAATTCGGAAGAACCACTCATGTGGAATTGCTCAACGCATTGGCTCAACTCAATCATAAAGATTGCAAAGGAATCATTATCGACCTTCGCGGCAACACAGGAGGATATATGGAAGCTGCTACTCGCATGGTCAATGAATTTCTGCCTGAAGGCAAATTGATCGTTTATGCCGAAGGACGCAAATACAAACGTTTGGATGAATTTGCCAATGGCACAGGCAGTTGCCAAAAACTTCCATTAGTAGTTCTTGTGGATGAAGGTTCAGCGTCCGCCAGTGAAATCTTTACCGGAGCCATCCAGGACAATGACCGTGGAACCATTGTGGGACGGCGTTCGTTCGGTAAAGGGCTGGTACAACAGCCCATCGATTTCAGTGACGGGTCTGCTATCCGCTTAACGATTGCCCGCTACTACACCCCATCCGGACGTTGCATTCAGCGACCATATGAAAACGGGAAAGACCGTAATTACGAGATGGACTTGTATAACCGTTATGCGCACGGAGAGTTTTTCTCACGTGACAGCATTAAGATGGATGAATCTCAACGATATTCAACCAGTTTGGGACGTCCGGTTTATGGCGGTGGCGGTATCATGCCCGATGTATTCGTGCCACAGGATACAACCGGAGTTAGTTCTTACCTGACGGAAGTTCTGAATAAAGGTTTAACAATCCTATTCACTTTCCAGTATACTGATAATAATCGTGAGAAGCTCAGCAAATACGACACGGAAGAGTCGTTACTCAATTATCTGCGTCGTCAAGGTTTAGTAGAACAATTCGTTCGTTTTGCCGAAAGCAAAGGAGTCAAAAGAAGAAATATCCTGATTCAGAAATCATACAAGCTGTTAGAAAAGAATATTTATGGAAATATCATTTATAACATGCTTGGAAAAGAAGACTATATTAAATATTTAAACCAGTCCGACCCAACCGTAAAGAAAGGACTGGAAATACTTGAAAAAGGCGAAGCTTTTCCAAAAGCTCCTGAGATAGCCGAAGAACCGGTAACAGAAAAGAAAAATGAAGGAAAGAAAAAAAGAACTGCGCAAGCAGATTGCTCAAGAGAAAACGAGATATTGCGACTCTACGCTTAAAGAGCTTTCTGCTATTGTCCTGGACAGACTGGAGAAACATCCGAAATTCCAGGAAGCAAAGACCATATTGCTCTACCATTCTTTGAAGGATGAGGTTCAGACCCATTCCTTCATTGAAAAGTGGAGTGGTGAAAAGAGAATCATACTGCCGGTTGTTGTGGGCGACGAGTTGGAGTTACGATCATATACAGGTCCTGCCGATTTAGCCATTGGCGCATACGGCATTGCCGAACCTACCGGAGATATTTTCACCGATTACGCTTCGATCGATTTGGTTATCGTGCCGGGAGTCGCTTTCGACATGAACGGTCACCGCCTGGGTAGAGGCAAAGGATATTACGACAAACTATTACCTAAAATACAGGCTCATAAAATAGGCATATGCTTTCCATTCCAGTTAATAGACGAAGTACCGGCAGAACCTTTTGACATCTGTATGAATGCAGTCATTGCTAAATGAAAACTAATTATCACACTCACACTGCCCGCTGTCACCACGCAACAGGCAGTGATGAAGAGTTCGTTTTAAGTGCTATCAAAGGTGGTTATCAGGAACTCGGTTTCTCCGACCATAGTCCTTGGAAATATCGCACGGATTATGTTTCAGACATTCGAATGACTCCTGAAGAATTCCCGGAATACGTCTGCAGTATTCGTGAACTCCAGGCAAAATACAAGGATCAGATAAAAATCAGCCTGGGACTGGAATGCGAATACTTTCCGGAATATATCCATTGGCTGAAAGAATTGGCAAAGGAATACAAGCTCGACTTCATCATCTTCGGCAATCATCATTTCCATTCCGATGAAAAATTTCCCTACTTCGGCCATAACACTACAACCGTGGACATGCTGGAATTGTATGAAGAGAGTTCCATAGAAGGAATGGAAAGCGGTCTATATGCCTACTTGGCACACCCCGACCTTTTCATGCGTTCCTATCCCGTATTCGACCGACATTGCAAATCGGTCAGCAGGCATATCTGCCGAGCGGCAGCACGCCTCAACATTCCATTGGAATATAATATAGGTATGATGGATCACAACCAAGCTTTTGGGAAATTAACCTATCCCCACCCTGAGTTCTGGCAGATAGCCGCCAATGAAGGATGTACGGCAATCATAGGAGTAGATGCACACGATGTAAAGGCGCTGGAATACTCCGGTTATTATGATAATGCGTGTGAAGAATTGAAACGACTAAAGATTAAAACGATGGATACGATTCCTTTTAGGTAGCCATACCTATCACGATAGATAACCCTATACTCATAAAGCATCATCTGAATATAATATTGGTAATCACCGTAGCCCCAACTTTCTGATTCAAACTACGCACCAATCTTTCACGCGCCATCATTAATTCCTGACGTAGTGCCGCGGAAGTGAGATGCACAAAAAGGGTCTGGTTCTTTATATAAAGATCGCGCGTATAGGATGAAATCGTAGGCCCCAATATCTGAGGCCACGCATCCAATAAACGCTGTTCGTTCAGTGGGGATTCCAAACTCTCCTGTCGAAAGAACTGCTGAATTAACTTCCCTATCGGTTCGGCATCGTTTCTTTTCATATTTCCGATTCTTTTGTTTCGCAGATTTCTCCTTTTTCTACCCGGAACATCTTATAATCACTGCCTACATTATACAAAATCCGATCCAAATGTTCACGGTTCGTATCGGTAATGAAAATCTGACCGAAACTGTCACCTGCTACCAGTTTCACGATCTGTTCCACCCGCGAAGCATCCAATTTATCAAAGATATCATCGAGCAACAGCAGTGGAACAGCACTTCCTGTCCGTTTAAGAAAATCGAACTGTGCCAATTTCAAAGCTACCAGATAAGTCTTGTTCTGACCTTGCGATCCCTCCCTTTTGATTGGGAACTCGCCTAAAAGCATGTTTAACTCATCTTTATGAACCCCCTTCAAAGAGAAACCCATGATTTTATCGCGCTCCCTGCTTCCCTTTAGTACTTCCAGCAATGAAGCATCCCGGGCATGCGAATCATATGACAGTCCCACCTGTTCTTTATCCTGAGATATAAAAGAATAAAAAGACTGAAATATCGGAATAAACTCACGGATAAACGCCTCCCGTTTCCTGTAGACCACTTCCCCCGCCTGAGCCATAGCTTCTTCCCAAATCAAAAAAAGATCTTCTTCCACGGGAACTTCGCTTTTCAATAAAGTATTACGTTGCAATAATGCTTTATTATAACGAATCAATGCCTCCAAATACTCCTTATCGTACTGTGAAATAACCACATCCATGAAACGGCGACGTTCGTCACTACCTCCGGCAATCAACTCGGAATCAGCGGGAGAAACCATAACCAACGGTAAAAAGCCGATGTGATCGGACAAACGGCCATATTCTTTCTTATTTCGCTTGAATTGTTTCTTCGAACGTCTTTTCATACCGCAATAAATCTCTTCCGGGGTTCCGTCGGACGCTTCATAAAACCCCTGTATCACAAAAAAGTCCTGATCATGCCGGATATTTTGCGAATCGATAGGGTTGCCGGCACTCTTGCAGAAAGACAGAAAGTATACGGCATCCAAAAGATTTGTCTTTCCCATTCCGTTTTGCCCGAAAAAGCAATTCAACTTAGCAGAAAAATTCAGTTCAACCTGCTCCAGATTTTTATAGTTCAGTACGGATATACGTTTCAGTATCATGTGATCACATTAAGTTTGGTTACAAAAGTAGAAAGATTTTCGTGGTTTTACAGCGTAAAACAAAAAAAGATGCCTCTAAATTTCATTAGTAGATATAAAAAAACTACTTTTGCGAGTCGAAATATCAAAGTTAGAATAATAACAAAAAGAATCATATAAAAATGGCAGAACAAAAACACCACAATGAAGCAATGAATGTGGAAGATGCACTGACCAAGTCAGAAGCATTTCTTATCAAAAACAAAAAAGTAATCATCGGCGTAGTAGTTGCCGTAATCGTTGTTGTAGTAGGCGTTATATTGTACAAACACCTTTATGCAGAGCCTCGTGAAGAAAAAGCCCAAGCAGCTCTATTCAAAGGACAAGAGCTTTTTGAACAAGACCAATACGAAAAGGCATTAAATGGTGACAGCATCGGTTTCGTCGGTTTTCTGAAAGTAGCCGATCAATTCAGTGGTACCAAAGCTGCAAATCTGGCTAAAGCCTATGCAGGAATCTGCTATGCACACCTCAACAAATATGACGAAGCCATTAAATATCTGAACGAATTCGATGGTGCCGACCAAATGGTAGGTCCTGCCATGCTTGCTGCAGCAGGGAACTGTTATGCACAATTAGATCAGTTGGATAAAGCAGTTTCTTCCTTATTGAAAGCAGCTGACAAAGCCGATAGCAATACTTTGAGTCCTATTTACCTGTTACAAGCCGGTGAAATCTTAGTGAAACAAGGTAAGTATGACGATGCGGTAAAAGCTTATACTCAAATCAAAGATAAATACTTCCAATCTTATCAGGCAATGGATATCGATAAATACATCGAGCAAGCCAAACTGCTGAAGAAATAAGAGAGAAGTGAAAAGTGAAAAGATAAAAGTAAAGAGTGATAAATGATCGTATAAATACAGATCATTTATCACTCTTTATCATTTCTTGCCGCTTTATCCATTTCTTCTCTTTTCACTCTCACTTTTAATTCTTCACTTTTAACTATTCACTTTTAATTCTTACTTATTTATGGCAACAGCTTATCACAATTTATCAGATTACGATTTCACCTCTGTCCCCAATGCAGAAGAGATGAAGTTTGGTATTGTTGTTTCTGAGTGGAACGATAAAATCACCGGCGCTCTTTTGGACGGTGCAGTAAATACATTAAAAAAACATGGTGCTAAGGAAGAAAACATTCTGGTAAAACATGTACCCGGAAGTTTCGAATTAACTTTTGGTGCCAATCAAATGATGGAAAATTGCGACGTAGACGCAATTATTATTATAGGATGTGTTATCAAAGGCGATACACCGCATTTTGATTATGTTTGTATGGGAGTAACCCAAGGTGCAGCGCAGCTAAATGCAACTGGCGACATACCAGTTATTTACGGACTTATTACCACCAACACTATGGAACAAGCAGAAGATAGAGCCGGTGGTAAACTCGGTAACAAAGGAGATGAATGTGCAATAACTGCAATAAAAATGATCGATTTTGTTTGGAGTTTAAATAAATAGTTGTATCTTTGCACCGCAATTGAGAAACAAACCACCTTAAGTGAAAGGAAAGGGACTCAAAAGCAAGCAAAAGGGCAAATACCAGAGTGGCCAAATGGGGCAGACTGTAAATCTGCTGTCTTTCGACTTCGGTGGTTCGAATCCATCTTTGCCCACAAAAATTGCGGAAGTAGCTCAGTTGATAGAGCATTAGCCTTCCAAGCTGAGGGTCGCGGGTTTGAGCCCCGTCTTCCGCTCTTAAGAAAATCAGATAGTTATCGAAAGATTACTATCTGATTTTTGCTTTTAGAGGGTGCTGATTTTGCACGAAACTATGCGGTTGAAGTCAACCAAAAATTTTATGAGTGCAACAATCAACGTAGTGTGCTACAAGTGGAAAACTTTAGCAAATGGAGAATCCCCCTTAATGGTAAGAGTAGCCAAAGGCGGCAAACGGACTATGCAGAGCTTAGGCATATCCATCAATCCTAAATAATGGGACTTCACACGAAACAAACCTA encodes:
- a CDS encoding DUF4847 domain-containing protein; translation: MRNVSIHKWIICLLLFIPVISGCNNSDDVQEIFTGKTWRMTFIAKDKEHRWYPFPGVSEGVINSYISGTRSFSITFTGSTSDNVIAGNFIGTGSVTMDGNWSANGETNAFSTSISKSSVKDSKDTLGKYIIAAIKKSTSYLGDENNLYLYYKDGNETFFIAFKPEI
- the ribH gene encoding 6,7-dimethyl-8-ribityllumazine synthase; this translates as MATAYHNLSDYDFTSVPNAEEMKFGIVVSEWNDKITGALLDGAVNTLKKHGAKEENILVKHVPGSFELTFGANQMMENCDVDAIIIIGCVIKGDTPHFDYVCMGVTQGAAQLNATGDIPVIYGLITTNTMEQAEDRAGGKLGNKGDECAITAIKMIDFVWSLNK
- a CDS encoding tetratricopeptide repeat protein, producing the protein MAEQKHHNEAMNVEDALTKSEAFLIKNKKVIIGVVVAVIVVVVGVILYKHLYAEPREEKAQAALFKGQELFEQDQYEKALNGDSIGFVGFLKVADQFSGTKAANLAKAYAGICYAHLNKYDEAIKYLNEFDGADQMVGPAMLAAAGNCYAQLDQLDKAVSSLLKAADKADSNTLSPIYLLQAGEILVKQGKYDDAVKAYTQIKDKYFQSYQAMDIDKYIEQAKLLKK
- the recF gene encoding DNA replication/repair protein RecF (All proteins in this family for which functions are known are DNA-binding proteins that assist the filamentation of RecA onto DNA for the initiation of recombination or recombinational repair.), with the protein product MILKRISVLNYKNLEQVELNFSAKLNCFFGQNGMGKTNLLDAVYFLSFCKSAGNPIDSQNIRHDQDFFVIQGFYEASDGTPEEIYCGMKRRSKKQFKRNKKEYGRLSDHIGFLPLVMVSPADSELIAGGSDERRRFMDVVISQYDKEYLEALIRYNKALLQRNTLLKSEVPVEEDLFLIWEEAMAQAGEVVYRKREAFIREFIPIFQSFYSFISQDKEQVGLSYDSHARDASLLEVLKGSRERDKIMGFSLKGVHKDELNMLLGEFPIKREGSQGQNKTYLVALKLAQFDFLKRTGSAVPLLLLDDIFDKLDASRVEQIVKLVAGDSFGQIFITDTNREHLDRILYNVGSDYKMFRVEKGEICETKESEI
- a CDS encoding 5-formyltetrahydrofolate cyclo-ligase is translated as MKERKKELRKQIAQEKTRYCDSTLKELSAIVLDRLEKHPKFQEAKTILLYHSLKDEVQTHSFIEKWSGEKRIILPVVVGDELELRSYTGPADLAIGAYGIAEPTGDIFTDYASIDLVIVPGVAFDMNGHRLGRGKGYYDKLLPKIQAHKIGICFPFQLIDEVPAEPFDICMNAVIAK
- a CDS encoding dCMP deaminase family protein, translated to MDKQYELDKRYIRMASIWSENSYCQRRKVGALIVKDKMIISDGYNGTPSGFENICEDENNVTKPYVLHAEANAITKIARSNNSSDGATMYVTASPCIECAKLIIQAGIKRVVYSEHYRLEDGIELLKRAGIEVIFVATDDEKQTVANRENNQ
- a CDS encoding S41 family peptidase; translated protein: MSTKNSSRFTPVIIAVSIVVGILIGTFYAKHFAGNRLGIINGSSNKLNALLRIVDDQYVDTVNMTDLVEKAMPQILAELDPHSTYIPAQNLEEVNSELEGSFSGIGIQFTIQNDTIHVNSVISGGPSEKVGLMAGDRIVMVDDSLFVGKVVTNENAMHKLKGPKGSQVKLGIKRATEKDLLDFTITRGDIPQNSIDAAYMLTDDFGYIQISKFGRTTHVELLNALAQLNHKDCKGIIIDLRGNTGGYMEAATRMVNEFLPEGKLIVYAEGRKYKRLDEFANGTGSCQKLPLVVLVDEGSASASEIFTGAIQDNDRGTIVGRRSFGKGLVQQPIDFSDGSAIRLTIARYYTPSGRCIQRPYENGKDRNYEMDLYNRYAHGEFFSRDSIKMDESQRYSTSLGRPVYGGGGIMPDVFVPQDTTGVSSYLTEVLNKGLTILFTFQYTDNNREKLSKYDTEESLLNYLRRQGLVEQFVRFAESKGVKRRNILIQKSYKLLEKNIYGNIIYNMLGKEDYIKYLNQSDPTVKKGLEILEKGEAFPKAPEIAEEPVTEKKNEGKKKRTAQADCSRENEILRLYA
- a CDS encoding DUF721 domain-containing protein, whose amino-acid sequence is MKRNDAEPIGKLIQQFFRQESLESPLNEQRLLDAWPQILGPTISSYTRDLYIKNQTLFVHLTSAALRQELMMARERLVRSLNQKVGATVITNIIFR
- a CDS encoding histidinol-phosphatase, translating into MKTNYHTHTARCHHATGSDEEFVLSAIKGGYQELGFSDHSPWKYRTDYVSDIRMTPEEFPEYVCSIRELQAKYKDQIKISLGLECEYFPEYIHWLKELAKEYKLDFIIFGNHHFHSDEKFPYFGHNTTTVDMLELYEESSIEGMESGLYAYLAHPDLFMRSYPVFDRHCKSVSRHICRAAARLNIPLEYNIGMMDHNQAFGKLTYPHPEFWQIAANEGCTAIIGVDAHDVKALEYSGYYDNACEELKRLKIKTMDTIPFR